In Streptomyces sp. NBC_00414, a single window of DNA contains:
- a CDS encoding PP2C family serine/threonine-protein phosphatase: MSEGWRIHGLSVEGYRHRQSGAPCQDAWGHAVTDTATVLAVADGAGSRSRSDEGARLAVDLATEHFARRAARGCPPGEAVHTLLTDAFREVCEEFLHRTGGDAYDFATTLTVMVLTPAWLGHLSVGDGFVVLRAGRTGDGERQFHLLPQPAAVSEYSNETVFLTSPGAEDKVSTACVLDEGVDGLLLSTDGLAQAALGGRPPVPNASFTSAVLRSLDSPGADPEEDEEALAALLRSDRLTALNADDKTLLRAVRT; the protein is encoded by the coding sequence GTGAGCGAGGGCTGGCGGATCCACGGGCTGAGCGTCGAGGGATACCGGCACCGGCAGAGCGGTGCGCCGTGCCAGGACGCCTGGGGCCATGCCGTCACGGACACCGCCACCGTCCTGGCGGTCGCGGACGGCGCGGGCAGCCGCAGCCGGTCCGACGAGGGGGCCCGGCTGGCGGTCGACCTGGCCACCGAGCACTTCGCCCGCCGGGCCGCCCGGGGCTGCCCGCCCGGCGAGGCCGTCCACACCCTGCTGACCGACGCCTTCCGCGAGGTCTGCGAGGAGTTCCTGCACCGCACCGGCGGCGACGCCTACGACTTCGCCACCACCCTCACCGTGATGGTCCTCACCCCCGCCTGGCTCGGTCACCTCTCGGTCGGCGACGGCTTCGTCGTCCTGAGGGCGGGCCGCACCGGCGACGGGGAGCGGCAGTTCCATCTGCTGCCGCAGCCCGCGGCGGTCAGCGAGTACAGCAACGAGACCGTCTTCCTCACCTCGCCCGGGGCCGAGGACAAGGTGAGCACCGCCTGCGTTCTCGACGAGGGCGTCGACGGGCTGCTCCTGTCCACCGACGGGCTCGCCCAGGCCGCGCTCGGCGGACGGCCACCGGTGCCCAACGCCTCCTTCACCTCGGCCGTCCTGCGGTCCCTGGACAGCCCGGGCGCCGACCCGGAGGAGGACGAGGAGGCCCTGGCGGCGCTGCTGCGCTCCGACCGGCTGACCGCCCTCAACGCCGACGACAAGACACTGCTCCGGGCGGTCAGGACATGA
- a CDS encoding ATP-binding cassette domain-containing protein, producing MSAAPGVPGRPPGISLRHARVRYGPLEALHGVTLHAPATGVTVLLGRNGSGRTTALRALAGSAPLSHGAVIWDGADVTRLPAYARARRGLCLVPDRRAVFGSLTVRENLELAAPGRPFAPALDAYPQLGALLTRRAGTLSGGEQRLLALSRALLARARVILVDEPAQGMSPTVAARTYELLRGLDACVVVAEQRLPPGLSHGTTIVYELRRGAVVFSGEATETAVTGPAGSRAPAKPA from the coding sequence ATGAGCGCCGCCCCGGGCGTCCCCGGGCGCCCTCCCGGTATCTCACTGCGCCACGCGCGCGTGCGCTACGGCCCGTTGGAGGCCCTGCACGGTGTCACCCTCCACGCGCCCGCCACCGGCGTCACCGTCCTGCTCGGCCGCAACGGCTCGGGCCGGACGACCGCGCTCCGCGCCCTGGCCGGCTCCGCGCCCCTTTCCCACGGCGCCGTGATCTGGGACGGCGCCGACGTCACCCGGCTGCCCGCGTACGCACGGGCCCGCCGGGGTCTGTGCCTCGTCCCGGACCGCCGTGCCGTCTTCGGCTCGCTCACCGTCCGCGAGAACCTCGAACTCGCCGCACCGGGCAGGCCCTTCGCGCCCGCCCTCGACGCCTACCCCCAGCTGGGCGCCCTGCTGACCCGGAGAGCGGGCACGCTCTCCGGCGGAGAGCAGCGCTTGCTCGCCCTCTCCCGCGCCCTGCTGGCACGCGCGCGCGTGATCCTCGTCGACGAGCCAGCGCAGGGCATGTCCCCGACGGTCGCGGCCCGCACGTACGAGCTGCTGCGCGGCCTCGACGCCTGCGTGGTCGTGGCCGAACAACGGCTCCCGCCCGGCCTGAGCCACGGGACGACGATCGTGTACGAGCTCCGGCGCGGCGCGGTCGTGTTCAGCGGAGAGGCGACGGAGACGGCGGTGACTGGACCGGCCGGGTCGAGGGCACCGGCGAAACCGGCGTGA
- a CDS encoding LysM peptidoglycan-binding domain-containing protein, translated as MSECADNTRKARTTAVLAGAALLAPLGLLAANGNAAAADSGVWDRIAQCESGGNWHINTGNGYYGGLQFSAGTWRAYGGSAYASTADKASKAQQIAVASKVQRAQGWGAWPTCAARAGASGSAPAAAAAGSTKAAPSKPAKKPKATERSTRSKGHTGRGSSRGDYTVRSGDTLSGIAARHGTTWQRVYAANRAVIGGDPDVIVPGQRLKV; from the coding sequence ATGTCCGAATGTGCCGACAACACCCGTAAGGCTCGTACGACCGCGGTTCTCGCCGGGGCGGCCCTGCTCGCCCCGCTGGGACTGCTCGCCGCGAACGGCAACGCCGCCGCTGCGGACAGCGGGGTGTGGGACCGCATCGCCCAGTGCGAGAGCGGCGGCAACTGGCACATCAACACCGGGAACGGCTACTACGGAGGGCTGCAGTTCTCCGCCGGCACCTGGCGCGCGTACGGCGGTTCGGCCTACGCGTCCACCGCCGACAAGGCCTCCAAGGCGCAGCAGATCGCTGTCGCCTCCAAGGTGCAGCGCGCGCAGGGGTGGGGTGCGTGGCCCACCTGTGCGGCCCGGGCGGGGGCGTCCGGCAGCGCTCCGGCGGCGGCCGCGGCCGGCTCCACCAAGGCCGCTCCGTCGAAGCCGGCGAAGAAGCCGAAGGCGACGGAGCGTTCGACGCGGTCGAAGGGGCACACCGGTCGTGGCTCGTCCCGTGGCGACTACACCGTTCGCAGCGGTGACACGTTGAGCGGTATCGCCGCGCGGCACGGGACCACTTGGCAGCGGGTCTATGCCGCGAACCGGGCCGTCATCGGCGGGGACCCCGACGTCATCGTCCCCGGACAGCGGCTGAAGGTCTGA
- a CDS encoding protein kinase domain-containing protein, with product MTAPTGRRVLLDGKRVTLGPHPLKGGGQAAVFPVAGHQRIVVKLYREPPGAEQERRLERMLTLTPLGGRPIGPGQPPELAWPTAVARGPAGEFLGYAMRRFGEPGHVQLVGLFTRAQRLRLFPERTDWRFMLGVGWNLAFMTARMHHEGLVVGDFSSNNVVVDANGFVTFLDCDSIAFTDPATHEEFPCLMQTADYAAPERLAGGPATRQSDDFALAVLVYQLLTAGNHPFGGVPRDSESETTVKDNIAASRSYVAEPGCVIVPRGVVDPTILPPALLGLARRAFGPGVTDPGARPQAQEWLRALDEERRLARVCPDRPRHSHGSHLTVCPWCARAAVTGHDVFNDTTMPAPGSSPLSGTKQMKLPGQRKQWKRRQRVNRPGPPPQPAPTWLPDTARPLAVGLMILLAVLVLVIVVSVAQGR from the coding sequence ATGACCGCCCCGACGGGCCGGCGTGTCCTTCTCGACGGGAAGCGGGTGACACTCGGCCCGCACCCCCTCAAGGGCGGCGGACAGGCGGCCGTCTTCCCCGTCGCGGGGCACCAGCGGATCGTGGTCAAGCTCTACCGCGAACCGCCCGGCGCGGAACAGGAACGCCGTCTGGAACGCATGCTGACCCTGACCCCCCTCGGCGGCCGGCCCATCGGCCCGGGGCAGCCGCCGGAACTGGCCTGGCCCACGGCGGTGGCCCGGGGCCCGGCGGGGGAGTTCCTCGGCTACGCGATGCGCCGGTTCGGCGAGCCGGGGCACGTCCAGCTCGTCGGCCTCTTCACCCGCGCCCAGCGACTGCGGCTGTTCCCGGAGCGCACCGACTGGCGGTTCATGCTCGGGGTCGGCTGGAACCTCGCCTTCATGACCGCCCGGATGCACCACGAGGGTCTGGTCGTCGGCGACTTCTCCAGCAACAACGTCGTGGTCGACGCCAACGGATTCGTCACCTTCCTCGACTGCGACTCCATCGCCTTCACGGACCCGGCGACCCACGAGGAGTTCCCCTGCCTGATGCAGACCGCGGACTACGCGGCCCCGGAACGGCTGGCGGGCGGCCCCGCGACCCGGCAGAGCGACGACTTCGCCCTCGCGGTGCTGGTCTACCAGCTCCTGACCGCCGGGAACCATCCCTTCGGCGGGGTACCGCGCGACAGCGAGTCCGAGACGACGGTCAAGGACAACATCGCGGCCAGCCGCTCGTACGTCGCCGAACCCGGCTGTGTGATCGTCCCGCGCGGTGTCGTCGACCCGACGATCCTGCCGCCCGCGCTGCTGGGTCTCGCCCGGCGCGCCTTCGGGCCCGGTGTCACCGACCCGGGCGCCCGGCCCCAGGCGCAGGAATGGCTGCGCGCCCTCGACGAGGAGCGCCGCCTGGCCCGCGTCTGCCCGGACCGGCCGCGGCACAGCCACGGCTCCCATCTCACAGTCTGCCCCTGGTGCGCGCGGGCCGCGGTCACGGGGCACGACGTGTTCAACGACACCACGATGCCCGCACCCGGCTCCTCGCCCCTGTCGGGGACGAAGCAGATGAAGCTGCCCGGACAGCGGAAGCAGTGGAAGCGGAGGCAGCGGGTGAACCGGCCCGGGCCGCCGCCGCAACCGGCGCCGACATGGCTGCCGGACACCGCGCGGCCCCTCGCCGTGGGCCTGATGATCCTGCTGGCGGTCCTGGTCCTGGTGATCGTCGTGAGCGTGGCGCAGGGACGGTGA
- a CDS encoding lysophospholipid acyltransferase family protein: protein MRRHPRRGEAGREVTEAPSARRADIGRRIGVGLMYGLWKPRVLGAWKVPATGPAILAINHSHMIDGPMVMGVAPRPTHFLIKKEAFVGPLDPFLLAIGQVKVDRSVADRTAITRALGILDDGGVLGIFPEGTRGEGDFASLRGGLTYFAVRSGAPIVPVAVLGSTERRGRLIKELPPLRSRVDVVFGDPFEAGDGSGRRTRKALDEATVRIQKQLSAHLGNARRFTGRQGTAGPAS, encoded by the coding sequence GTGCGTCGTCACCCTCGTCGAGGAGAAGCGGGCCGCGAAGTGACCGAAGCACCGTCCGCCCGGCGGGCCGACATCGGCCGCCGTATCGGCGTCGGCCTGATGTACGGACTGTGGAAGCCGCGCGTCCTGGGAGCCTGGAAGGTCCCGGCGACCGGTCCGGCGATCCTCGCCATCAACCACTCCCACATGATCGACGGCCCGATGGTCATGGGCGTGGCACCCCGGCCCACGCACTTCCTGATCAAGAAAGAGGCGTTCGTCGGCCCGCTCGACCCGTTCCTGCTCGCCATCGGGCAGGTGAAGGTGGACCGCTCCGTCGCCGACCGCACCGCGATCACTCGGGCGCTGGGCATCCTGGACGACGGCGGCGTCCTCGGGATCTTCCCCGAGGGCACCCGCGGCGAGGGAGACTTCGCCTCGCTGCGCGGCGGACTCACCTACTTCGCGGTGCGCAGCGGAGCCCCGATCGTGCCGGTCGCCGTACTGGGAAGCACGGAGCGGCGCGGACGGCTGATAAAGGAGCTGCCCCCGCTGCGGAGCCGGGTCGACGTCGTCTTCGGCGACCCCTTCGAGGCGGGCGACGGCAGCGGACGGCGTACGCGCAAGGCACTCGACGAGGCGACCGTGCGCATCCAGAAGCAGCTCTCCGCGCACCTGGGGAACGCAAGGCGCTTCACGGGACGCCAGGGGACGGCCGGACCCGCTTCGTAA
- the cmk gene encoding (d)CMP kinase produces MESTDARTAPAVIVAIDGPSGTGKSSTSKAVAAQLGLSYLDTGAQYRAITWWMVNNGIDITDPSSVADAAGKPDIVSGTDPAAPAITVDGTDVAGPIRTQEVTSKVSAVSAVPEVRARITELQRSIASAAGQGIVVEGRDIGTTVLPDADLKIFLTASPEARAARRSGELKGADVNATREALIKRDVADSTRKTSPLAKADDAVEVDTSDLTLQQVIECVVTLVEEKRAAK; encoded by the coding sequence GTGGAATCCACCGACGCCCGGACCGCCCCGGCCGTGATTGTCGCCATCGACGGTCCCTCCGGCACGGGCAAGTCGAGCACCTCGAAGGCCGTCGCCGCACAGCTCGGCCTGAGCTACCTGGACACGGGCGCCCAGTACCGGGCGATCACCTGGTGGATGGTGAACAACGGCATCGACATCACCGACCCCTCCTCCGTCGCGGACGCGGCCGGCAAGCCCGACATCGTCTCCGGTACGGATCCCGCGGCGCCCGCCATCACGGTCGACGGCACCGATGTCGCGGGCCCCATCCGCACCCAGGAGGTCACCTCGAAGGTCAGCGCGGTCAGCGCCGTCCCCGAGGTCCGCGCCCGGATCACCGAGCTGCAGCGCTCGATCGCCTCGGCGGCCGGGCAGGGCATCGTCGTCGAGGGCCGGGACATCGGTACGACCGTACTGCCCGACGCCGACCTCAAGATCTTCCTCACCGCCTCGCCGGAGGCCCGCGCCGCCCGCCGCAGCGGTGAGCTCAAGGGCGCCGACGTCAACGCCACCCGCGAGGCCCTGATCAAGCGGGACGTCGCCGACTCCACCCGTAAGACCTCGCCGCTCGCGAAGGCGGACGACGCGGTCGAGGTGGACACCTCCGACCTCACGCTCCAGCAGGTCATCGAGTGCGTCGTCACCCTCGTCGAGGAGAAGCGGGCCGCGAAGTGA
- a CDS encoding LysM peptidoglycan-binding domain-containing protein, which produces MSIKRMRYAAVVVAVLALLAPAEAAAAPPPPAAGPAAARAPYACAKDRWPWGCVAKCESGGRWNANTGNSFYGGLQFWQPTWRAFGGLAYARRADLATRDEQIKVAEEVLRVQGWKAWPVCSKRYGLKGRAHVVKPEESLSSIARRYRLKGGWQALYKLNRRTVGAHPNILNVGTMLRLPAGAGPGRPLTAQSGGGSRPAPAPSRPAPSAPPAPSTQPTEPTRPATSIKPTKPVPSITSAPTVPPAPSSPPVTPVSPVPSTRPVQSPPSPSPLR; this is translated from the coding sequence ATGTCGATCAAGCGCATGCGGTACGCGGCTGTCGTCGTCGCGGTCCTGGCCCTCCTGGCCCCCGCGGAGGCCGCCGCGGCACCACCGCCTCCGGCCGCAGGCCCCGCGGCGGCCCGGGCGCCGTACGCCTGTGCGAAGGACCGGTGGCCGTGGGGCTGCGTCGCGAAGTGCGAGAGCGGCGGACGCTGGAACGCGAACACCGGGAACTCCTTCTACGGCGGGCTGCAGTTCTGGCAGCCCACCTGGCGGGCGTTCGGCGGCCTGGCCTACGCGCGGCGAGCCGATCTGGCCACGCGTGACGAGCAGATCAAGGTCGCGGAGGAGGTGCTGCGCGTCCAGGGCTGGAAGGCGTGGCCCGTCTGTTCCAAGAGGTACGGGCTCAAGGGCCGGGCGCATGTGGTGAAGCCGGAGGAGTCGCTCTCGTCGATCGCACGCCGGTACCGCCTCAAGGGTGGATGGCAGGCGCTCTACAAGCTCAACCGGCGGACGGTCGGCGCGCACCCGAACATCCTGAACGTCGGCACGATGCTGCGGCTTCCGGCGGGCGCGGGCCCGGGACGGCCGCTCACCGCTCAGAGCGGGGGCGGGAGCAGGCCCGCGCCCGCCCCGAGCCGACCGGCTCCGTCGGCTCCACCGGCCCCCTCGACGCAGCCGACCGAGCCGACCAGGCCGGCTACGTCGATCAAGCCGACCAAGCCGGTCCCGTCGATCACCTCTGCTCCCACGGTTCCCCCGGCCCCTTCGTCCCCGCCGGTCACGCCGGTTTCGCCGGTGCCCTCGACCCGGCCGGTCCAGTCACCGCCGTCTCCGTCGCCTCTCCGCTGA
- a CDS encoding vWA domain-containing protein, whose product MRNERQPQTLPASYADIEFENNAQRLPLVLCLDTSSSMTGPPIQALNDALRSWTRELHDDVSLSYSVEVAVVTFGGQGVRAWRGAQPLPAQTPVSPFVPAHAFQAPVLDAAGVTLLTEALELAVRIVAARKTELRASGLQYYRPQICLVTDGLPTDGTGRWTTAWQRLVPMLTDDQQARKYRLYAIGVGDISDMGEQVLRALAPAFNARLHGFPFRELLQMMSASANAEQRGAGDEVFEKIFAQFRTQRPAWET is encoded by the coding sequence ATGCGCAACGAACGGCAGCCGCAGACGCTCCCGGCGTCGTACGCGGACATCGAATTCGAGAACAACGCACAGCGCCTGCCGCTGGTGCTCTGCCTCGACACCTCCAGCTCCATGACCGGCCCGCCCATCCAGGCCCTCAACGACGCGCTGCGCTCCTGGACCCGCGAACTCCACGACGACGTGAGCCTCAGCTACAGCGTCGAGGTCGCCGTCGTCACCTTCGGCGGACAGGGCGTGCGCGCCTGGAGAGGGGCGCAGCCGCTGCCCGCGCAGACCCCCGTGAGCCCCTTCGTACCGGCGCACGCGTTCCAGGCCCCGGTCCTGGACGCCGCCGGGGTCACCCTGCTCACCGAGGCCCTCGAACTGGCCGTACGGATCGTCGCCGCCCGCAAGACCGAACTGCGCGCCTCCGGGCTCCAGTACTACCGCCCGCAGATCTGCCTGGTCACGGACGGCCTGCCCACCGATGGCACCGGCCGCTGGACCACCGCCTGGCAGCGCCTCGTACCGATGCTCACGGACGACCAGCAGGCCAGGAAGTACCGGCTGTACGCGATCGGGGTCGGCGACATCTCCGACATGGGCGAGCAGGTGCTCAGGGCCCTCGCGCCGGCCTTCAACGCCCGGCTGCACGGCTTCCCGTTCCGCGAGCTGCTCCAGATGATGTCGGCCAGCGCCAACGCCGAGCAGCGCGGCGCCGGGGACGAGGTCTTCGAGAAGATCTTCGCCCAGTTCAGGACGCAGCGCCCGGCGTGGGAGACATGA
- the der gene encoding ribosome biogenesis GTPase Der encodes MNDQIQPDGSEHEHGALGDAEYAEFMELAAEEGFEAEDIEGALEAAGHGPLPILAVVGRPNVGKSTLVNRIIGRREAVVEDKPGVTRDRVTYDAEWAGRRFKLVDTGGWEQDVLGIDASVAAQAEFAIEAADAVVFVVDAKVGATDTDEAVVRLLRKAGKPVVLCANKVDGLSGEADASYLWSLGLGEPHPVSALHGRGTGDMLDAVLEALPDAPAQTFGIAVGGPRRIALIGRPNVGKSSLLNKVAGEDRVVVNEVAGTTRDPVDELIELGGVTWKFIDTAGIRKRVHLQQGADYYASLRTAAAVEKAEVAVILLDASENISVQDQRIVTMAVEAGRAIVLAFNKWDSLDEERRYYLEREIETELLQVAWAPRVNVSARTGRHMEKLVPAIEAALAGWEARVPTGRLNAFLGELVAAHPHPIRGGKQPRILFGTQAGTKPPRFVLFSSGFIEHGYRRFVERRLREEFGFEGTPIHISVRVREKRGRNK; translated from the coding sequence ATGAACGACCAGATCCAGCCCGACGGCTCGGAGCACGAGCACGGGGCGCTTGGCGATGCCGAGTACGCGGAGTTCATGGAGCTCGCCGCGGAAGAGGGCTTCGAGGCCGAGGACATCGAGGGCGCGCTTGAGGCGGCGGGCCACGGCCCGCTTCCGATCCTCGCCGTCGTCGGCCGTCCGAATGTCGGCAAGTCGACCCTGGTGAACCGGATCATCGGCCGCCGAGAGGCCGTCGTCGAGGACAAGCCGGGCGTCACCCGCGACCGCGTCACCTACGACGCGGAGTGGGCGGGCCGCCGCTTCAAGCTCGTCGACACCGGCGGCTGGGAGCAGGACGTCCTCGGCATCGACGCGTCCGTGGCCGCGCAGGCCGAGTTCGCGATCGAGGCGGCCGACGCGGTCGTCTTCGTCGTCGACGCCAAGGTCGGCGCCACCGACACCGACGAGGCGGTCGTCCGGCTGCTGCGCAAGGCCGGCAAGCCCGTCGTCCTGTGCGCCAACAAGGTCGACGGCCTGAGCGGCGAGGCCGACGCCTCGTACCTCTGGTCCCTGGGCCTCGGCGAGCCGCACCCGGTCTCCGCGCTGCACGGCCGTGGCACCGGCGACATGCTGGACGCCGTCCTGGAGGCGCTGCCCGACGCCCCGGCGCAGACCTTCGGCATCGCGGTCGGCGGCCCCCGCCGCATCGCGCTCATCGGCCGTCCGAACGTCGGCAAGTCGTCGCTGCTGAACAAGGTGGCCGGCGAGGACCGCGTGGTCGTCAACGAGGTCGCGGGCACCACGCGCGACCCGGTCGACGAGCTCATCGAGCTCGGCGGTGTCACCTGGAAGTTCATCGACACGGCCGGTATCCGCAAGCGCGTCCACCTCCAGCAGGGCGCCGACTACTACGCCTCGCTGCGCACCGCCGCCGCCGTCGAGAAGGCGGAGGTCGCGGTCATCCTGCTGGACGCCAGCGAGAACATCAGCGTCCAGGACCAGCGCATCGTGACGATGGCGGTCGAGGCGGGCCGCGCGATCGTCCTCGCCTTCAACAAGTGGGACTCCCTCGACGAGGAGCGCCGCTACTACCTGGAGCGGGAGATCGAGACCGAGCTCCTCCAGGTGGCGTGGGCGCCGCGGGTCAACGTCTCGGCGCGTACCGGCCGCCACATGGAGAAGCTGGTCCCGGCGATCGAGGCCGCGCTGGCGGGCTGGGAGGCGCGGGTCCCGACGGGCCGCCTCAACGCCTTCCTGGGCGAGCTGGTCGCCGCCCACCCGCACCCGATCCGGGGCGGCAAGCAGCCGCGCATCCTCTTCGGCACGCAGGCGGGCACCAAGCCGCCGCGCTTCGTGCTCTTCTCCTCGGGCTTCATCGAGCACGGCTACCGCCGCTTCGTGGAGCGCCGTCTGCGGGAGGAGTTCGGCTTCGAGGGAACGCCGATCCATATCTCGGTGCGGGTGCGCGAGAAGCGCGGCCGGAACAAGTAG